The nucleotide window TGTGTCATCTGAACTTCATGATAACATGACTCATTTCTTTCCTATTACTTCTTTTTCACTTTTCGTTTTGTCTATTGCCCTAAACACTAACATTATGATGAATAAGAATGGAGGAGATGGAAAACCTTGTTTAATTTCCTATTGCAATGAGAATGCATTGAGTGCAATGTTGGCTATACAGCTTCCAcctccccacacatacacacatacttgcatACATACACTTAAGAAACTGCGTTTCTTCTTTTAGTTGGAAAAATTAactcatacagaaaaaaatttcagtcATCTTGGAAACAAAGACTACCTTTACACCCCATGCCATTCATAAGAACAGGTGGCTCCCCTGGGAGGCACTGTGACTTAGATCCAGACCCTGCAGATCAGATGAGAAGGGCTACGCCTCTTTCAAGGGCTTATTGCCTTAGGATATGAAGCCTGATTCCTATTTACTTAGCCCAGTTCTGGAAAGATGTACTAGTTGTGAAGGGCTTAAAGGAGAATGGCTATACTGTatcagagaaaaatggaaattttaaaaattaagttttcatatgactttattttgaaatgttttctttcaacCACCTGCTAAGGAAATGACAAATATTAGTATTAGGGAATCCAATTATACCAAAAATGCTACATCTAGTCTGGGGTAGATGTTCTTATTCCTGGTAACATCCATTAACGTGCACTAACTGCATAGCAACTATAAAGTAACTAGCAAGAAATCATAGACCACCTACTCTACCACAGCTGCATGAAGAAACGtttcatcaaaaataaagatGGCAATCAAAGTTGTGATAAAGTCTGGTGACTCAGAATTCTTTGCAGCAGACAGATGATAGGTTGGCCATGTCAGAAAGTACTTATAATCTAATAATACAGCTaccatttctttttctagaaatgATAAATTCTTCACCTAGTGCTCGATGTTTCAGGTCTGTTAGAGTCAGGATCCTGGCAGGTCAGACAGATTGGACATCTTTAGTAATCATGGTTGCCTTCTACTCACTGGTAGCAAGATGACTTATGATTTTTAGTcttgtacatatacataaacagaAGGTTAGCAACTACACAGTTTGATTACGAAATAGCGCTTGAAAATTAACTGCACCAGGGCTGTGCTTGCACTAAGGCTTCACAAGATGAAGCACCCAGGCTTTTTCTTCCCGCGATTCGATTGCAGAGCAGCCCTTGTGGCTATTTCAAATACCATCCTCACTCCATCTTTGGTCTTTGCAGAACACTCCACGTACCCAAAAGCGCCAATGCTGTTCGCCAAATCTCTGCCTTGTTCAAGTTTTACCGGCTCCTGCTTCCTCTTGGCTAACTCTAGTCTTATGTGCTTGTCATCCCTAAGATCTTTCTTGCTCCCAACTAGGATGATTGGCACGTTGGGACAGAAATGCTTGATTTCTGGAGTCCATTTCTGTGGGATGTTCCCAAAGCTATCAGGGTTGCCAATGGAGAAACACAACAGGAGGACATCAGTGTCCGGATAGGAGAGGGGTCTGAGGCGATCATAATCTTCTTGTCCAGCTGTGTCCCACAGGGCCAACTCCACCTGTTTCCCATCCACTTCGATATCAGCCACATAGTTCTCAAACACTGTGGGAACGTAAACCTCAGGAAATTGATCCTTGCTGAAGACGATGAGCAAGCACGTCTTTCCACAAGCTCCATCTCCCACGATCACCAGTTTCTTCCTGATGGACGCCATTGCTTAGGTTGCTTCTGCTGCTGTACCACGCACCCGGGACTTCTCAGAACACTGGCTGGCAGACCACACTCAGGCAGGCTGATTATTGTGGAGGAGGATGCCCATCCAGAGTCACCACCTCTGAGGCACAGCTCAGCAGGAGGTGGCAGACTCTGGAGTTTACCAACTGAAGAAGGTGTTAGAAGGCGGGTGGTAGAGGGGAGGAGGCCGCGCATGCGTATGAGCGCCCAGATTGGCTCGTGCCTGCCAGCCCCACACACCCTCGTATTTTCACAGTTCAACGAGATAGGCCCAGACAGATCTGCTGCTCAGAAAGCAAGGTACTGTAGCCATCATCACACCCAAGTGGGACATGATGGGAATTCTCAAGATATAGTCTCGTTGTTATTGGTTTCTTCGAGATATTCTCGGTGTAAAGAATACTGAATTTTCCCAAAGGC belongs to Microtus pennsylvanicus isolate mMicPen1 chromosome 8, mMicPen1.hap1, whole genome shotgun sequence and includes:
- the LOC142855606 gene encoding transforming protein RhoA-like isoform X2 — encoded protein: MASIRKKLVIVGDGACGKTCLLIVFSKDQFPEVYVPTVFENYVADIEVDGKQEPVKLEQGRDLANSIGAFGYVECSAKTKDGVRMVFEIATRAALQSNRGKKKPGCFIL
- the LOC142855606 gene encoding transforming protein RhoA-like isoform X1, with the translated sequence MASIRKKLVIVGDGACGKTCLLIVFSKDQFPEVYVPTVFENYVADIEVDGKQVELALWDTAGQEDYDRLRPLSYPDTDVLLLCFSIGNPDSFGNIPQKWTPEIKHFCPNVPIILVGSKKDLRDDKHIRLELAKRKQEPVKLEQGRDLANSIGAFGYVECSAKTKDGVRMVFEIATRAALQSNRGKKKPGCFIL